Genomic window (Candidatus Bathyarchaeia archaeon):
ACTCCAAAATGCTTTCGAAGGCGTTCTCGAACTTCGGCCTGCAAACTTGGTTGTATGTTTCCTTGTTGTGGGCGTTTAGGCTTACACTTACCTTGTCCACGCCAGCCATTTTCAACTCCTCGACGACGTTTCGCCCCCTGTTGATGAGTAAGCCTTGCCCGTTGGTGTCAACCCTTAACTTCACGATTTTTCCATAATGCCTTTTTACCCATTTGCTGACCTCTAACACGCAGTCCAGCCTTTCCATGGGCTCGCCGAACCCGCAGAAAACGATTTCCCGCCAATTCCTCTTGTTTATGACATTTTCAAGTTCGGCAATTACCTCGGCGTTGGATGGCTCTTTTTCAAGTTTTAGGTTGAAGCCTCCAACACCCCTCGAGAAGTTTTTTAGGCAAAAGTAGCAGTTGTTTGGGCATCGGTTAGTTATGTTTAGGTAGAGGTTTTCTCCAAGCCAGTATATCACGCTGGATTGTCCCTTGAAAGCCATCCGCCAACCAGCCAGATGTCAAGGTTCAAGTAAACATTGGGCAGCCTTGAAATTTAGCCTTTGGTTTATATGCCTTTACATGCTAGAATAAGCTTAAATGCTGAAAAGCTTCTAGGTTCTGTTATTTACGGGGGAAGCCGTTTGACGAAGTATATTTTCGTCACGGGCGGCGTTTTAAGCTCCGTAGGCAAGGGCATCGTAACATCCTCTATTGGAAAGATGCTTCAGGCTAGAGGCTTCAAGGTTACAGCTATAAAAATTGATCCGTATGTGAATGTTGATGCTGGAACAATGAACCCCTACATGCACGGCGAGGTTTATGTGACGGAGGATGGAGGGGAAACGGATCTTGACCTCGGCTGGTATGAACGTTTCCTCGACTTGAATTTGAAAAGGGAAAACAACATCACAACAGGGCTGGTTTACAAGGCTGTCATCGAGAAGGAGCGGCGTGGAGACTTTTTGGGGAGATGCGTCCAAATTGTTCCCCACATAACAAATGAGATTAAGAGCCGCATAAAGGGGATGGCGGCAGACTCAGACGTTGACGTTGTCTTAACCGAGGTTGGCGGAACCGTCGGCGACATTGAAGGACTACCGTTTCTTGAGGCTATCAGGCAAATGCGCTTGGAAGAGGGATACGAGAACACTTTGTATGTGCATGTAGCCCTTGTCCCAATATTGGATGTCACAAAGGAAATGAAGACGAAGCCCCTTCAGCACAGCGTGAACGAGCTTCGCCGTATAGGCATTCAGCCAGACATAATCGTTGCCCGATGCTCGCAAATGATAGACTCGGAGGCATTGAGAAAAATAGCCCTATTCGGCACAATACCTGAAAACGCAGTTTTCTGCTCCTACAATGTTGAATCCATTTATCAGGTTCCGCTCATCCTCGACGAGCAGGGAATGGGCGACTTCATATGTAGAAGGCTTAAACTTCCGGAGCGCAGACCGGACTATGCTGACTGGAAAAAGTTTGTTGAAGCCATACTTAACCCGGAACATGAAGTCAAAATAGCGCTTGTCGGCAAGTACGCTGGCTTAGTGGACAGCTACGTAAGCATGAACGAGGCGCTGCGGCATGCTGGGGCAGCATGCAGAACAAGAGTTCACATTCACTATATTGAGGCTGAAACCTTCGAGAAAAACCCGGAAAAAATTGGAATGCTAGGGGTTTTTGATGGGATTTTCGTCCCCTATGGTTTTGGTTCAAGAGGGGCTGAAGGAAAAATTGCAGCCATAAAGTTTGCAAGAGAAAATAACATACCCTTTCTTGGAATATGCTTCGGCTTTCAGTTGGCTGTTGTAGAATACGCCCGCAACGTATGCGGTTTAGAGGGGGCGAACAGCACCGAAATCAACCCCAACACGCCACATCCAGTTATCGACCTAATGCCAGAGCAAAGGGGCATAGAACTAAAAGGAGCTACAATGCGATTAGGCGCCCACAAGATAGTCATAAAACCGGGCACTCTGGCCCATAGGCTCTACGGAAGCGAAGAAATCCTCGAACGCCACCGTCATAGATTCGAGGTGAACATGGAATATGTGGAAAAACTTGAGAGGGAGGGCTTGGTGTTTTCGGGTAGAAGCCCCGACGGCAGAAGGATGGAAATCTTGGAGTTGCCAGGCCACTACTTCTTTTTTGCATCCCAGTTCCATGGCGAATTCAAAAGCCGACCTGGAAGGCCTGATCCGGAATACTATGGCTTTGTTAAGGCCTGTCTAGACCGCAAGCTTGGGAAGCCCAAGCCGGAATTTTAACATCACAAGCCTATCCCAGCGGCTATTTCCTTCAGTGCATTTAAGGCTATTTCAAAAAACTTCTCCCGTGGGATGCCTATTTCCTCGCATAGGAGAATTCGATCCCTCTCCGCGCCCCTTGCAAAATCCTTGTCCTTGAACTTTTTGGCCACTGTTTCCACCTTCACTTCTGCCAGTTTCTTTGATGGCATGACAAGGGCGCATGCCACCAGCAAGCCTGAAATGGCGTCGCTGGCGATCAACGCCTTTTCCATTCTGCTTTTCGGTTCAACACCCGTATGTTTGAAGTTGTGAGCCTTTATAGCCCTCAAAAGTTCTTCTGGTAGTGCCTCCTTAAGAATTTGCTCGGCTACTAGGCTATGTTTTTCCGGCGTAGCCTCGGTCTCCTCGTAGTCAATGTCGTGGATTAAGCCCACCAAACCCCACCTCTCCTCGTCCTCCCCGAAGTGTCTCGCTAAACCCCGCATTATGGCTTCGACGGCAAGCATGTGATAGAAAATATTCCTCTTCGAAACATGCCTCTTGACGAGGGCTAGGGCTTCTTCTCTAGTCAGCATGGGCGACGCCATAAGCCTTTTTCATTAGGGCTTAACCATTTAAGCCTTTTCGAATCGGATACGTTGAAGAGAGTGGAAACGGGTAAAACATATAACCGGCCGGAGGACTTTCTGGGTCAATATAGGATGCAGTGGGCATGGTTTCCACTAAGCCTACGATAACATGGAAAACCGTGATCCTGCCATTAATAGGCATAATTGCCTTTCTCGTATACCTATACCTTTTCCAAGTGGACATACCGGAAATTATTGCAACCATTCAAGCTGCTGACGCCTTGATTTACTCTATAGCAGCCCTGCTGATTTTTGTTGACACCCTCCTTTATGCCATGGCATGGCGCACCCTTCTGACTCATTTGTCCGTGAAACTTTCAGTTTTGAGGTCTTACCTATACGTTTGGTATGGAACATTCATGGACCTGATTATTCCAGCCGAATCTATAAGCGGGGAGATTTCAAGAGCCTATCTGATTATGAGGGAACAGGGCAACGATGTAGGCGGTAAAGTGGTGGCCTCCCTAGTGGCTCACAGGCTTATAAGCATGAGTGTTGGCTTAACAACCCTCGTGGTCGGTGTTGGCCTCCTCCTAGCAGAGGCAGGCTTGGACAGTCTTGTTTTCAATTTAAGTCTATTCTTAGCCGGGATAACAGCGTTTTTCCTAGCCTTAATCCTACTGTTATGCGTCAAAAAGGAATGGACCCTGAAGGTGATCCATCAAATTCTAGGGTTTGCCGAACGTGTAAGCAGGGGACGATGGAAACTTGAAAAGTTTAAAGAGGACGTTGCCAAAGCTGCTGAGATGTTCCACGACTCTATGAAGGAGTTTAGGCATTCCCCAAGAATTATAGCGGCATCCACCCTCCTGTCCAGCCTCTCATGGCTTTTTTGTCTAGCCATTTCGTACATGGTTTTCTTGGCCATAAAGTTTCCAGCGGGTTTCCGCTTGTGGAGCATAATTCTCGTAACTCAGTCTATAGTGAATGCTGTGAGGTCCATTCCGGTGGGTGTCCCCTTCGAGGTTGGCTTGCCAGAAATAACCATGACTACGCTATACGCTGTTCTAGGGGTGCCCTTGCAGGTGAGTGCAACCGTAACGATATTGACGAGGCTTTTAACAGTGTGGCTGCGGTTTTTTGTCGGCTTTATCGTCCAGCAGTGGGTTGAAGTTCAAGCCGTGAAGGCTTCTCTGAAAAATGTTGAGGGGAAAGGCTAAATTTTCGCAGTAGGACACTTGAAGATTGGGGTTTATGCCAATAACAATAGAAGACGCTTCAATCAAACATTTGGATAGGCTTTACGAGATTGAAATGGAGTGCTTTAAGAAGGAGGCTTTCACAAGGCAGCAAATAGCCCGGCTGCTTCAAAACAGCAACTCCATAAGCCTAGTTGCGAAGGAAAATGGAAACATAATAGGGTTTATTATAGGCGCATTATCCATGGAAAACGGGAACCTCGTCGGACACATTTTAACCATAGATGTTGCTCCAAGCCACCGTCGAAAGGGGGTTGGGATAAGGCTTCTCCAAGAGATTGAAAAGATCTTTAAGAGTAGACAAGTGAAAATTTGCCGCCTTGAAGCCAGGGAAGACAACATAGCCGCCCTGAACCTATACCAAAAACTTGGGTACAAAAGGGTTGGCAAATTGAAATATTACTATGGGAATGCTCACGGGATTCTTCTCGAGAAAACCTTACTATAGGTCGAGAAGCCTAAGCCTTGTTTTCTCGTCGAAAAACCTTTTCAAGTTCACGTCTAAAGCCTCGATTATTGCGAGTTCCGCTGTGGCGCCAACGAGGGAACCTTGCATCAAATGGCCGCCGAAGGCTTCGCCCTTCTCGTTTGTGGCAACTATATGCGCATGGATCACCATCTCGCCCTTCTCGTCAAGGGCTATGTTTCCGATGCACGAGACTATTTCTAGGGGACCATCCAAGCGGATTACTTTGTACTCGCCCTCCCTATAGTAGCCCAGCGTCGCTCTTTCCAGGCTTCCGATAGCGAAAAGCAATCCAGCCCTAACTCCGCTTTTCTCGGCTCTTTCTTTGATCGCTTCAATCAAGTCTTCACCAGTACCTAGTCTATAGAAGATTATCCGCCCAACCCTGCCCTCAACCATTTTCAATCACCGGATTTAGTTTTAACTTTTGTTCATTGTATTTTAAGCTTCTGAAAGGATTGCAAAACGTAAACTCTAAATGCTGCCGGACATAAAATATAATTGTGGTTGGTTTGAAGAGGAAGAATGAAAAGCACAGGTTTGGAAAAGCTATAATAGTTCTTTTGAGGAACACCACATGGCGTTGTGGAAAACTTGAACGTTTGATAGTTGAGCATCTTCTCCGTAGGAAAAGTGTTGGGTTTAGGTCTGAAATCTCCCTGAATGAGATGCTGCAAAGCTTTAACGTGACGGGGAAGAAAAGGAACGAGTTTTTGGATGCGTTGAAGAGGTTGGAGAGAAGAAATATCGTGAGAATTCTGAGGTTATAGGTTAGCTGATTCCGCCATTACTTTTCTAGAAGTCCCTTTGCCTCTTCAATCCATTTCTTGGTGATTTTTGGCGAAATCTTGAGTTTGGAGGCTAATTCCTCCGCGGAGGCTTTTGCCAGATCCTCAAGACTTATTATGCCTAAGGCTTTGAGTTGCTCAGCCCTCTTAGCGCCTATACCCTTCACGTCTGTTAGGTCCAGCGTTTTTGTTGGAGCTGCTTCTATGGGCTTCTCCTGGGCCGTTATGGTGGTTGTTGGTGGAGTTGCAAGCATCGCGGTTGGAGATGTTTCAAGGGTTGTGGTTTTCGCTGTTTTTGGTCTTTGGGTGTACCCCATTCCCGCGAAGAAAAGCCCTAGAACAGCCGTTGTGATTATCCAGAGCTCCCGATATTCCACGCTGTGGAGACAGACTATTCCAGTTATTATAAAGAATATTATTGCAACCGTGTATAAGGCATAGTCTGATCGCATTCCACCTTCTCCCTAGCCACCTAGATTTTTGCGAAATTGCTTAAATAATTTTTGCAAAGTTGTAAAAAGATGGGTGTTCTAGGTTTTATAGGATTTGAGAAGCTCTTCTTCCGAGGGCGGCTGCCTTATTAATCCCGCCTTCATTAGAGCTTCTAGGCTTTCTCTGGCATTCTTGATTATTGCAACAGCCCTTTCGTAGAGTTCTTGCCTACTGAGTTTTATTCTGGCTACTCCTTGTTCAATGGATTTGAGGGCGCATGCCACGGCTTCCCGTGGGAAAACCTCCCACTCCTCCATTCGTGGCAGAATGTCATCTTCATGTATGCCCCTCTCCTCGGCGAATTTAGCCAATTCCTCTGCGGCTGCAATGCACATGTCATCCGTAACTGTTTTCGCCCTCACGTCTAGTACGCCCCTGAAGATTGCTGGAAAACCTAAGCTGTTGTTGACTTGGTTTGGGAAGTCGCTTCTTCCGGTGGCCACTATGCGGGCTCCAGCCTCTTTAGCCTCCCAAGGCCAGATTTCGGGTATTGGGTTTGCACAGGCAAAGACTATGGCGTTGTCAGCCATGGAGGCCACCCACCCCTTCTTTATTGTGCCCGGTCCGGGTTTAGATGCGGCGACAACGGCGTCCACGCCCTTGAAGGCTTTGGATATGTCGCCTGTTCTGCCCTCTGCGTTTGTTATTTGGGCTAGCTCGTATTTCCATGGGTCTGCCTCCTTTGAGAGGTCTTCCCTTCCAGCGTGGATTATGCCTTTAGTGTCAACCATTATGATGTTTCCGGGCTTTACCCCCCATCTTATTAGGACGTAGGCTGTTCGAATGTTGGCTGCTCCGGCGCCTATAAGGGTTATTAGGCTTTCCTTCGGGTTTTTGCCAACTATTTTGAAGGCGTTTATTAAGCCCGCCAATATGACGGTGGCTGTTCCCTGTTGGTCATCATGCCAAACAGGTATCTGCAGTCTTTTACGGGCCTCTTCCAAAACGTAGAAGCACTTCGGCTTTTCAATGTCCTCGAGGTTTATTCCGCCGAAGGATGGTTCTAGAAGCTCGCATGCCCTAACAATTTCGTCTGGATCCTTAGTTTTTAGGCATATTGGAAAGGCGTCAACGCCGCCGAGATACTTGAAGAGGAGGGCTTTCCCCTCCATAACGGGCATGGCGGCTTCTGGACCTATGTCGCCTAAACCTAGAACTCGGGTTCCATCTGAAACAACCGCCACATAGTTCCAACGGTTTGTTAACTCGAAAACTTTTTCCGGGTTTGCCTGTATTTCCCGGCATGGAGCTGCAACGCCGGGCGTATACCATATGGCGAAGTCCTCATAGCTTCTTATTGCGCATTTTGGCATAACTTGAACCTTACCCTCATAGAACTTGTGCATGGGCGGGGCAAGTTGGGACGGTTTTTTCGCTTTGGCGAGAAGCTCTTCAACCGTTGGTTTTCTCTCCTCTTTTCCAGTTGAACACATACGATTTTACTCCTCCATTCACTTTGGAGATTTGTTGTCTCGCATACTAGAGCTTTAAGGGTTGCGGTGAGCAGCAGCAAAAGAGTTCAAACCACTCTTGTTTTAAATTCCGAGTTAAATTCTGAATAACAGACTTCAAAAATCAGTATTCGCCCTTCACAAGCCATTTTAAAGAGCCTTTTCGGTATTAACGAGTGAAAACAGCATGCAAACTCTGAAACCGAAAACCGCTTTAACGCCGTCCAAAAGGGTGTCAAAATGCCGAAAATCTACGGACTAAGCGCTCTGGTGATGGTTAGCTTAGTGCTGTTTTACGTTTTTCAGGGCTACTATCCAGACCTTATGTACTTCTTCTCCAACGCCTTTCCACCAGTGATCTCCGGCATAGCTGTGGTTGTCTCAGGTTTTTCATTGGAGAGGTATTGGCGCAAAGCCAAGGGCCCCTTCTCAAAAGTTTGGCTCCTCTTCACAGCGGGGCTTTTTCTTTGGTTTATGGGCGAAGCTGTCTGGGCTGGCTACACGCTGGTTTTGGGCGTTGAGGTCCCTTATCCTTCAGCTGCTGACGTCTTTTGCTTGCCGGCTACATCCCCTTCTTCATCGCCCTATACCTTTACGTCAAGATTTTCGGCAGTGCATTGACAAGGAAAACCTTAGCCGCATCCATGGCTGCCACTGCTATCTTAACAGTCATCGTTACGGGTGTGCTGCTCGCCCCTCTATTAGGATCCGGGGAAGATTTGGCAATGTTGGTTTTCAACTTTGCATATCCTCTCTTTGACCTTGCACTGTTCGCCGTAGCCCATTTGGGTCTCATCATTTTCTGGAAGGGAAAACTTGGAAGAACTTGGCTTTTCATTAACGTAGCCATAGTCATGTATGTGTGTGCGGACATTCTTTTCAGCTATGCAACGGCGAAAGGCACATATTACTGTGGACACATGCTTGAGCTTCTATACCATTTCGGCTACATGCTCTTCGCTTTAGCGTTCTATCTCCACACAAAAGAGCTTTGAGGGCTTGCCATGAGCAAGGAGAAAAACGCGTTCGAGAAGGCGTTAACCGAGGCTGTTGACGAAGGCTTACTCATGCTTGGAGAGAGTGGAAGAGAGGTGGTTTACTTTCGCCTCCGCCACTCCTACGCCATGGACAAGGAGGACGTGCCAACTCATCCAGAAATCTTCATTAAATGTTTGCAGGGCATTTTCGGCGGGGGAGCAAAAGCCCTTGAAAAGGCAATAATAAAGATTTTGTATCGCAAGCTAGGATTGATTTACGTGGAAAAGAAAAACTTCGATTTCCTAGAATGTCTAAATGAGGCAAGGAGGCAATCGAATCTCCAGAATCATCAAGTGTCAGACAAGGGTGTATTTTAGTATCTTCTTTGACGGAATCCGCCTCTCCTTTCTCGCCCGCCGAAGTCTCTGCCGCCTCTCCCACGGAAAGGGCGTCTTTGCTGTTCGTAAACCTTTGAGGACAAGTTGTTTTGGGTGTTTACCTCGCATGCCAACGCTTCTTTTGCGATTTCCAGTGTGCCGTATCTGCCCACGTTTAGGCGCATACTCCCCTTAAATAGGGTTACGTAGCCGTTTCCTATGGTTATGGTTTCGCCTTCCCTGACTTTTTCTATGTTGTCGTCCCAGAGGGTTAGGTATATGCATCCTGTTTCATCTCCAATCAACGCGTCGCAGACTGTGTGTGGTGCACCATCCCTGCCGGAGGCTACGTTTCTAATCTCGCTTTTGGAAACAACCTTTGCCTTAACATTTACAGCCCTTGAGTTGGGCGTTAACTCGCCTATTTTCACGTCTACGGGTTTTCGGCTTCTGGAGAAACCTTCAATCGCCAAATTCCAATCAACACCTGTGCTGTTTGCCAACAGATATGTCGCCTATTCACTTAAGGCTTTTGGTTAAGTCTTGAGTTTTGGTCCTCTGCCCTCAGCCTCGTATGGAAGCCTCCGCACTCTGAAAACGACAAGTTTATCCTTAAACTCTGCAAGATAAGCCAAAACATAATTCTTGCCCTTCTCTGTTAGGGCGTAAACGGGGATAGATACGCCCAACTGTAATAGTGCTTTTTCACCTATTTCCTCTCGAATGATTTTCGAGGCGCTTGCACAGACGATGTCGGCTTTAGCTATGTGCTTCAAGTCTTCTCCGCCGACACAAGTGTTGCAAACAGAAAAAATGAGGACTTCCGCTTTTTCGCCTGCTTCGAGGTTCCTGATTTCACTTATGGCTCCGGCTTGAAAACCTGCAACGCTTACAGCGACACGCTTGAATCCCAGATTTAAAGCCTTCTTCACGCCTGCAACCTGGTCAATGACTGCTGTTTTCTCGTCCAGAACAAATCCGCCCTCACTTTTAATTCGCTCAATTATTTCCGGAATGGGCGAAGTCCTGATGATGCCCGTCAGGCGGGCGCCTATGGCTTGAACAAGACGTCCATTGGACGTCAAGACTGTTCCGGCGCCTTCGCAGACAACAACTGCACAGTCAACAAGTCCCTTTTCAAGCCAAATTCGCATCATTTCCGAGGCGCCATAAGCCACAACCGGCTCAGCGTCGAAAACGCGATTGGCGCAACAAAAGCCAAAACCAGCAATCTTCATCTCAACGCTTCTGCGAACCGCCTCGGCGTCTATCTGCTTTGTGCCGTATAAGGCTTCATGAAGCGGGCAATACTCGATCAGCGGCTTGCTTAAGACTTCCACGCCTTTCTCGGAGATGCGCACACGGGTGCCGCAACAGAATATTTCATGCTCGCCCTTAACCCGCAACCCCTAGACCAGCCGAACAAGGCTAGGAGGAAGCTTTCTACTCCTTGTTTGTTGCCTCGTTGATTTGTTTCTCCATCATGTGCCCGCGACAGTAAACCAGCGCTTTCTTCACGCCTGGAACCTTTAGGGCTTCCCGTTTGATGTCCATGGCTAGCTTGAAGGCTATGGGACAGAAGGGGCTGGATGGAATAAACTCGATCTTGACGATTCCAGGCTCCTCTTCCTTGACGCTTTTTATCATGTGCATTTCAGCGAAGGTCAAGCCAGTTTCGGGGTCAACAACTTTGCCAACAGCTTCAAACACTTTACTTTCAAGCTCATTCAATTTTCAACACACTTCCAGTTTTCTAGGAATAAAGGACACGCATGATATAAAAGGTTATGGCTTTGCCATAGCCTGCCTCTTCAAGTACATTCGCCAACTTAAAGCCATGCTCTGCGGGTGAGAGGCCTTTGCCTCGTCAAGCCTTGGGACCGCTGTATTGTGTGGGGCCTTCAAAACTTTTTCCGGGCTTGTTTGGGCTTCACGGCAAATCTCGCAGACAGCCTCCACAAAGCGGTCAAGTTCCTCCTTCTCGAAGGTTTCCGTCGGCTCAATCATCAGGGCTTCCTCAACAATCAGAGGGAAGTATATGGTTGGCGCGTGAACGCCATAGTCGAGAAGCCTCTTCGCAATGTTTAGAGCTGAGACGCCCGTCTTAGCCTTTAACGGCTTAGCGCTGAAGACACACTCATGCTTTCTAGGTGTGTCCTCTCCGTACGGAAGCATCAAGCCATCAACATCCTTAAGCTTGTGTAAAACATAGTTGGCGTTTAAAACTGAAACTTCAGCCGCTTCGCGGAGCCCCTCAAAGCCTAAACTTAAAATGTAGGCATAAGCCTTCAAGAGAACAGCCACATTCCCATAAAAGCTGCGGATTTTCCCAACACTATAGGGCCTGTCGTAGTCTAGGCGGTATTGCTTACCATCAAAAACAATTCGTGGCACCGGCAGAAACTTGGCAAGCTCCTCCTTAACGCCAACAGGGCCGGCTCCGGGACCCCCGCCGCCATGGGGTGTGCCGAAGGTTTTATGGATATTTATGTGAACTATGTCGAAGCCCATGTCTCCTGGCCTAACCTTGCATAAGATGGGGTTAAGGTTCGCCCCATCATAGTATAGGAGCCCACCAGCCTCGTGGATTATTTCGGCGATTCCCTCAATGTTTTTCTCGAATATTCCAAGGGTGTTTGGATTTGTCAACATTAAACCGGCAGTTCTCTCTGAAACTGCTGCCTTCAGGGCTTCCACGTCAACGCATCCATCCCTGTCGGAGGGTATGACTACCACGTTGAAGCCGGCCATGGCGGCGCTTGCGGGATTAGTCCCATGGGCTGAATCGGGTATGAGCATGTCCCTTCTTTGATTTAGTTCGCCGTTGTGTTTGTGGTAAGCCCTTATCAACAAGGCGCCCAGAAACTCGCCGTGGGCGCCGGCTGCTGGTTGCAGGCAAACCTCCGCCATGCCCGTTATCTCCGCCAACCAACGCTCAAGCCTATAGAGGATTTCGAGGATGCCCTGCACTGTGCGCTCGTCCTGGTAGGGGTGAAGCATTCCAAGCTTCGGCGAACTCGCCAGTTCCTCGTTGATTTTTGGATTGTATTTCATGGTGCAGCTTCCAAGGGGATATAGGCCGGAATCAACGCCATAATTCATTTCAGAAAGCCTCAAGTAATGCCGCACAACCTCCGGTTCTGAAAGCTCCGGAAGTTTCGGCGGATTTTTCCGCTTCATGTTCTCGGGAATAAGCTCATTTAGGTCGCCCACCGCCGTTTTAACCGTTTCTTCGGCTTCCGGCAGTAGGCAGCCTCTTCTTCCGGTCTTTCCAAGAGTGAATATTAACGGTTCGTCCCAAGAGGCTTGCCTAAACATGCCCTTTTCGCCTCCTAACCGAAACGATCTCCCCTAGGACCTCGGCTAGAAGCCTAATCTCCGCTTCTGTGTGGATTTCCGTCACGCAGTAGAGGGCTGTTTCCCCTAGCTCCGGAAACTCTTTCGAGATGTCTTTTCCGCCGTGAATTCCCCTTCCGAGGAGGGCCTCGTGAACCTCTTGAACCCCTAAGCCGGCACCCTCAAAGTTTACAGTGAATTCTTTGAAGTGAGCCGTCTTGAAAACAGGCACCTTTAAACCCTCGATCTTTGAAAGCAGCCGCATTGCATAGTTCGCCTTATACATTATGGTTTCGCCGAGCTCCCGCAAGCCGTTCGGTCCTAGCAAAGCCAGGTAGACGGCAGCTGCCACGGCGCATAAAGCCTCGTTGGAGCAAATGTTGGAGGTAGCCCTTTCCCTGCGAATATGCTGTTCACGGGTTTGCAAGGCCATACAATAGCCATGTCTGCTCCCGTCCACCGTTGTTGTTAAGCCTATTATGCGGCCCGGCATCTGCCTAATCATGTTTGGGTCGTCGCGACATGCAAATATGCCTAGGAGCGGCCCCCCATAGTTCATGGGGTTTCCAAGGGGCTGCCCCTCCCCGACAACTATATCTGCGCCGTACTCGCCGGGCGGCTTCAAGATTCCAAGGGACGTTGGATCCACACCCACTATGAATAGTGCGCCATGGGCGTGGGCTGTTTGGCTTATTTCCTCAACCTGCGTTTCAATAAAGCCTAAATAGGATGGATTTTCTATGTAGACGGCGGCGGTTTCCCTTGAAATCTTGTTTTCCAAGTCGTTTAGGCTGAGCTGTCCAGTTTCCCGGTTATACTCCACCTCCCTCACGCTTAAGCCGGCTGGTTCAGCGTAAACATGCAGTGTCGCCTTTCTCTCCGGATGAATTATTTTTGGGACTAGGATTTCACTGCGTTTTGTGATGCGCGCCGCCATGCGGGCTGCCTCGCCGAGGGCTGAAGCCCAATCATACATGGAGCAGTTAGCCACGTCCATGGCTGTCAACTCGCAAATCATGCTCTGATATTCGAAGAGGGCTTGAAGCATGCCCTGCGAAACCTCAGCCTGATAAGGCGTATAAGCCGTTAAAAACTCGCTTCGCCGCACAATTTCCCCCACAGCAGCGGGCACATAATGGGGCCAGCA
Coding sequences:
- a CDS encoding iron-sulfur cluster assembly protein, whose translation is MNELESKVFEAVGKVVDPETGLTFAEMHMIKSVKEEEPGIVKIEFIPSSPFCPIAFKLAMDIKREALKVPGVKKALVYCRGHMMEKQINEATNKE
- the gcvPB gene encoding aminomethyl-transferring glycine dehydrogenase subunit GcvPB, producing MFRQASWDEPLIFTLGKTGRRGCLLPEAEETVKTAVGDLNELIPENMKRKNPPKLPELSEPEVVRHYLRLSEMNYGVDSGLYPLGSCTMKYNPKINEELASSPKLGMLHPYQDERTVQGILEILYRLERWLAEITGMAEVCLQPAAGAHGEFLGALLIRAYHKHNGELNQRRDMLIPDSAHGTNPASAAMAGFNVVVIPSDRDGCVDVEALKAAVSERTAGLMLTNPNTLGIFEKNIEGIAEIIHEAGGLLYYDGANLNPILCKVRPGDMGFDIVHINIHKTFGTPHGGGGPGAGPVGVKEELAKFLPVPRIVFDGKQYRLDYDRPYSVGKIRSFYGNVAVLLKAYAYILSLGFEGLREAAEVSVLNANYVLHKLKDVDGLMLPYGEDTPRKHECVFSAKPLKAKTGVSALNIAKRLLDYGVHAPTIYFPLIVEEALMIEPTETFEKEELDRFVEAVCEICREAQTSPEKVLKAPHNTAVPRLDEAKASHPQSMALSWRMYLKRQAMAKP
- the gcvPA gene encoding aminomethyl-transferring glycine dehydrogenase subunit GcvPA; translation: MAKRCHPYIPNSHPEIKRMMMREIGIENIDELYLDIPGKYFLKKPLNLPKGLSEFEVKRHIENLLSKNKTCADMPVFLGAGCWPHYVPAAVGEIVRRSEFLTAYTPYQAEVSQGMLQALFEYQSMICELTAMDVANCSMYDWASALGEAARMAARITKRSEILVPKIIHPERKATLHVYAEPAGLSVREVEYNRETGQLSLNDLENKISRETAAVYIENPSYLGFIETQVEEISQTAHAHGALFIVGVDPTSLGILKPPGEYGADIVVGEGQPLGNPMNYGGPLLGIFACRDDPNMIRQMPGRIIGLTTTVDGSRHGYCMALQTREQHIRRERATSNICSNEALCAVAAAVYLALLGPNGLRELGETIMYKANYAMRLLSKIEGLKVPVFKTAHFKEFTVNFEGAGLGVQEVHEALLGRGIHGGKDISKEFPELGETALYCVTEIHTEAEIRLLAEVLGEIVSVRRRKGHV
- a CDS encoding DUF2099 family protein produces the protein MRVKGEHEIFCCGTRVRISEKGVEVLSKPLIEYCPLHEALYGTKQIDAEAVRRSVEMKIAGFGFCCANRVFDAEPVVAYGASEMMRIWLEKGLVDCAVVVCEGAGTVLTSNGRLVQAIGARLTGIIRTSPIPEIIERIKSEGGFVLDEKTAVIDQVAGVKKALNLGFKRVAVSVAGFQAGAISEIRNLEAGEKAEVLIFSVCNTCVGGEDLKHIAKADIVCASASKIIREEIGEKALLQLGVSIPVYALTEKGKNYVLAYLAEFKDKLVVFRVRRLPYEAEGRGPKLKT